A section of the Clostridium omnivorum genome encodes:
- a CDS encoding CDGSH iron-sulfur domain-containing protein produces MEKPIIAGKEPIAVDVKKGETYYWCSCGRSGKQPFCDGSHKGTSFEPLAFTAEKDETVYLCTCKQTKNPPYCDGSHKNL; encoded by the coding sequence ATGGAAAAGCCTATAATAGCTGGAAAAGAACCTATAGCTGTCGATGTAAAAAAAGGAGAGACCTATTATTGGTGTTCATGCGGCAGGAGCGGCAAGCAGCCGTTTTGTGACGGATCACATAAAGGCACTTCTTTCGAACCATTAGCATTTACAGCTGAGAAGGATGAAACAGTTTATCTTTGTACTTGCAAGCAAACTAAGAATCCGCCTTATTGTGATGGTTCTCACAAAAATTTATAA
- a CDS encoding FeoB-associated Cys-rich membrane protein produces MYEILITAALVGFSVYIIFSRFRSKSAGSCSCGNCKESRRKIK; encoded by the coding sequence ATGTATGAGATATTAATTACTGCTGCATTGGTTGGATTCTCTGTTTATATTATTTTTAGTAGATTTAGAAGTAAATCAGCCGGATCATGCTCTTGTGGTAATTGTAAAGAATCAAGAAGAAAGATTAAATAA
- a CDS encoding NlpC/P60 family protein, with product MKRVLKYFVVMFVLVAFIQKPVFAQPTSEQVQSQKEQLQADKNELKKAQGNRFEVEQKIENLDNEIEEVMNQIAKNKNQILKVQEDIKANEKQYKQAEEDMKNEQDVFNKRVRAMYINGAAAYLQVLVEANGFSDFISRVEAVRSIMQLDKKITENIKEKQEQLNAVKQNLNKKNQELVSLNDENNKKLSKLKSDKVDQSKLIEEAQSQERVYASAVNESQAKLNETMKQIESIRNATPKYTPSRGAVSVSSNTVVAYASNFLGTPYLWGGTTPAGFDCSGFTQYVYRHFGISLGRTTYDQINDGYGVSRDQLRPGDLVFYGKGGSPSHMGIYIGNGMYIHSPRTGDVIKISSYDRSDYITARRVMR from the coding sequence ATGAAAAGAGTACTGAAATACTTTGTAGTGATGTTTGTGCTAGTAGCTTTTATTCAAAAGCCTGTTTTTGCACAGCCTACATCAGAACAAGTACAAAGTCAAAAGGAACAATTACAAGCAGATAAAAATGAATTAAAAAAAGCACAAGGTAATAGGTTTGAAGTTGAGCAAAAGATAGAGAACCTTGACAATGAAATTGAAGAAGTAATGAATCAGATTGCAAAAAATAAAAATCAAATATTGAAGGTACAAGAAGATATTAAAGCTAATGAAAAACAGTACAAGCAAGCAGAAGAAGATATGAAAAATGAGCAAGATGTATTTAATAAAAGAGTACGAGCTATGTACATAAATGGAGCAGCGGCATATCTACAGGTTTTGGTTGAGGCTAATGGTTTTAGTGATTTTATATCGAGAGTAGAGGCAGTTAGGAGCATAATGCAGCTTGATAAAAAAATTACTGAAAATATTAAAGAAAAGCAAGAACAATTAAATGCAGTTAAACAAAATTTAAATAAAAAAAATCAAGAATTAGTTTCGTTGAATGATGAAAATAATAAAAAACTGTCCAAGTTAAAATCAGATAAAGTTGATCAAAGTAAATTAATTGAAGAGGCTCAAAGCCAAGAAAGAGTATATGCTTCCGCTGTAAATGAATCGCAAGCAAAGCTTAATGAAACTATGAAGCAAATTGAATCAATAAGAAATGCAACACCTAAGTATACTCCTTCAAGAGGTGCAGTATCAGTATCAAGTAATACTGTAGTAGCATATGCATCAAATTTTTTAGGAACACCATATTTATGGGGAGGAACTACACCAGCAGGCTTTGATTGCTCTGGGTTTACTCAATATGTGTATAGGCATTTTGGAATATCACTAGGAAGGACTACCTACGATCAAATAAATGATGGATATGGGGTTTCAAGAGATCAGCTTCGACCAGGTGATTTAGTGTTCTATGGAAAAGGTGGAAGCCCAAGTCATATGGGGATATATATTGGCAATGGTATGTATATACATTCTCCAAGAACTGGTGATGTTATTAAAATATCCTCATATGATAGATCAGACTATATTACAGCAAGAAGAGTTATGAGATAA